A single Perca flavescens isolate YP-PL-M2 chromosome 2, PFLA_1.0, whole genome shotgun sequence DNA region contains:
- the LOC114573108 gene encoding E3 ubiquitin-protein ligase TRIM39-like: MAEASCRLTEDQFLCSICLDVFTDPVTTSCGHNFCRNCITEHWNVNDQYLCPMCKKVFNTKPELLINTFISEMVAQFRQSAQQKASSSSSEQQVAKPGEVPCDVCTGTKLKALKSCLVCLVSYCETHLEPHLTMSGLKRHQLIDPVENLEGRMCTKHDKPLELFCKTDQTCVCILCTVLDHKTHDVVPLKEGHEEKKTELGKTEAEIQQMIKERQQRIRNINRRVISSRKNAESEIAEGVEAFTALMKLIERRMDILIDTIQEKQKAIEKQAEAFIKELKQEISELMKRSTEVEQLSRSEDHLHLLQSIQSMKAVPPTNDWAKIRVCPQSYVGTVTRALAQLEETLSEDIKKLFKFELKGVQRYAVDVSLDPETAHPNLILSDDGKQVNHGNVKKNLPDNPERFSNCLCVFGKQSFSEQSSSSGRFYFEIEVKEKTKWTLGVARESINRKENIPLSPEDGYWTIGLRNENEYQANANPRVLLSLKSPPQKVGVFVDCLEGLVLFYDVDAAAVIYSFTGCSFTEKLYLYLGPCPNDGGKNSAPLIISPVNRTETK, encoded by the coding sequence ATGGCTGAAGCTAGTTGTCGACTGACTGAAGATCAGTTCCTgtgctccatctgtctggatgtgttcaCTGATCCTGTCACCACATCATGTGGTCACAACTTCTGCAGAAACTGCATCACTGAACACTGGAATGTCAATGACCAGTACCTGTGTCCGATGTGTAAAAAGGTTTTCAACACAAAACCTGAGCTGCTCATCAACACTTTCATCTCTGAGATGGTTGCTCAGTTCAGACAGTCAGCTCAACagaaagccagcagcagcagctcagagcaACAAGTGGCCAAACCAGGAGAAGTTCCCTGCGACGTCTGCACTGGAACCAAACTGAAGGCCCTGAAGTCCTGCCTGGTGTGTCTGGTCTCCTACTGTGAGACTCACCTGGAGCCTCATCTGACCATGTCAGGTCTGAAAAGACATCAGCTGATCGACCCTGTGGAGAACCTGGAAGGCAGGATGTGTACGAAGCACGATAAACCTCTGGAGCTGTTCTGTAAGACCGACCAGACATGTGTCTGCATACTCTGCACTGTTTTAGACCATAAGACCCATGATGTTGTTCCTCTGAAAGAAGGACATGAAGAAAAGAAGACCGAGCTGGGGAAGACAGAGGCTGAAATTCAGCAGATGATCAAAGAGCGACAACAAAGGATTCGGAATATCAATCGGAGAGTCATCTCCAGCAGGAAAAATGCCGAGTCAGAGATAGCAGAAGGTGTTGAGGCTTTCACAGCTCTGATGAAGTTGATTGAGAGAAGAATGGACATCCTCATTGACACAATTCAAGAGAAGCAGAAAGCAATAGAAAAACAGGCTGAAGCTTTCATCAAAGAGCTGAAACAGGAAATCTCTGAGCTGATGAAGAGAAGcactgaggtggagcagctctCACGCTCTGAAGATCACCTTCATCTTCTCCAAAGCATCCAGTCTATGAAAGCTGTTCCACCCACCAATGACTGGGCAAAAATCAGAGTCTGTCCACAATCATATGTGGGGACTGTGACAAGAGCTTTGGCTCAGCTGGAGGAGACACTGAGTGAAGACATTAAGAAATTGTTTAAATTTGAACTAAAGGGGGTCCAGCGGTATGCAGTGGATGTGAGTCTTGATCCTGAAACAGCACATCCTAATCTCATCCTGTCTGATGATGGGAAACAAGTGAATCATGGTAATGTAAAGAAAAATCTCCCCGACAACCCAGAGAGATTTTCTaattgtctttgtgtttttggaAAGCAGAGTTTCTCAGAGCAGAGTTCCTCTTCAGGCAGATTTTACTTCGAGATTGAAGTTAAAGAAAAGACTAAATGGACTTTAGGAGTGGCCAGAGAGTCGATCAACAGGAAAGAGAACATCCCACTGAGCCCTGAGGATGGTTACTGGACTATAGGATTGAGAAATGAAAATGAGTACCAAGCTAATGCTAACCCTCGcgtccttctctctctgaagtctcctcctcagaaggtgggggtgtttgtggattGTCTGGAGggtctggttttattttatgaCGTTGATGCTGCAGCTGTTATCTACTCCTTTACTGGCTGCTCCTTCACTGAGAAGCTCTACCTGTACCTCGGTCCTTGTCCTAATGATGGTGGTAAAAACTCTGCCCCTCTGATCATCTCTCCTGTCAATCGCACTGAGACCAAGTAG
- the LOC114567953 gene encoding ras-related protein ORAB-1 — translation MNPEYDYLFKLLLIGDSGVGKSCLLLRFADDTYTESYISTIGVDFKIRTIELDGKTIKLQIWDTAGQERFRTITSSYYRGAHGIIVVYDVTDQESFNNVKQWLQEIDRYASENVNKLLVGNKCDLTTKKVVDYTTAKEFADNLGIPFLETSAKSATNVEQAFMTMAAEIKKRMGPGATANSSEKSNVKIQSKPVNTSSGGCC, via the exons ATGAATCCAGAATA TGACTATTTATTCAAACTGCTCCTGATCGGTGATTCTGGTGTCGGAAAGTCTTGTCTCCTCCTCCGGTTTGCA gatgacacatacacagagagctACATTAGTACCATCGGTGTGGACTTCAAGATCAGGACCATCGAGCTGGACGGGAAGACCATAAAACTTCAGATT TGGGACACGGCCGGCCAGGAACGGTTCCGCACCATCACGTCCAGTTACTACAGAGGAGCTCACGGCATTATAGTAGTTTACGATGTGACGGATCAG GAGTCCTTCAATAATGTCAAACAGTGGCTGCAGGAGATCGACCGCTACGCCAGCGAGAACGTCAACAAGCTGCTAGTAGGCAACAAGTGTGACCTCACAACAAAGAAGGTTGTGGATTACACCACGGCTAAG GAATTTGCCGACAACTTGGGAATCCCCTTCCTGGAGACGAGCGCCAAGAGCGCCACCAACGTGGAGCAGGCTTTCATGACCATGGCGGCCGAGATCAAGAAGAGGATGGGCCCCGGGGCCACCGCCAACTCCTCGGAGAAGTCCAACGTCAAGATCCAGAGCAAGCCGGTCAACACCTCGTCCGGAGGCTGCTGCTGA
- the LOC114548092 gene encoding E3 ubiquitin-protein ligase TRIM39-like, producing MAEASCRLTEAQFLCSICLDVFTDPVTTPCGHNFCRNCITEHWDTNDQYLCPMCKNVFNTKPELHVNTFISEMVAQFRQSAQQKASSSSSEQQVAKPGEVPCDVCTGTKLKALKSCLVCLVSYCETHLEPHLTMSGLKRHQLIDPVENLEGRMCTKHDKPLELFCKTDQTCVCMLCTVLDHKTHDVVSLKEGHEGKKAELGKTEAEIQQMIQKRRLKIQEIKHSVDLSEEDADREIAEGVQVFTSLKESVERGLNELINTIKEKQKTQEIWAEDLIQELEQEISDLTKRSSEVVQLSRSEDHLHLLQSFQSMKAAPPTKDWIEVYVCPSYEGTVVRAVAQLEEKLSRKIKKLAESELKRIQQYAVDVTLDPDTAHPELILSDDGKQVNHGDVRKNLPDNPERFSTSLCLFGKQSFSSSRFYFELQVKGKTEWDLGVARESINRKGLITMSPEDGFWTMWLRKGNEYKALDDYDVRLSLKSPPQKVGVFVDYEEGLVSFYDVDAAALIYSFTGCSFTEKLFPFFSPGLHDGGKNSAPLTISPVNHTK from the coding sequence ATGGCTGAAGCCAGTTGTCGACTGACTGAAGCTCAGTTTCTgtgctccatctgtctggatgtgttcaCTGATCCTGTCACCACACCATGTGGACACAACTTCTGCAGAAACTGCATCACTGAACACTGGGATACTAATGACCAGTACCTGTGTCCGAtgtgtaaaaatgttttcaacacAAAACCTGAGCTGCACGTCAACACTTTCATCTCTGAGATGGTTGCTCAGTTCAGACAGTCAGCTCAACagaaagccagcagcagcagctcagagcaACAAGTGGCCAAACCAGGAGAAGTTCCCTGTGACGTCTGCACTGGAACCAAACTGAAGGCCCTGAAGTCCTGCCTGGTGTGTCTGGTCTCCTACTGTGAGACTCACCTGGAGCCTCATCTGACCATGTCAGGCCTGAAAAGACATCAGCTGATCGACCCTGTGGAGAACCTGGAAGGCAGGATGTGTACGAAGCACGATAAACCTCTGGAGCTGTTCTGTAAGACCGACCAGACATGTGTCTGCATGCTCTGCACTGTTTTAGACCACAAGACGCATGATGTTGTTTCTCTGAAAGAAGGACATGAAGGAAAGAAGGCAGAGCTGGGGAAGACAGAGGCTGAAATTCAGCAGATGATCCAGAAAAGACGACTGAAGATTCAGGAGATCAAACACTCAGTCGACCTCAGTGAggaagatgcagacagagagatagcagaaggtgttcaggtcttcacTTCTCTGAAGGAGTCTGTTGAGAGAGGCCTGAATGAGCTCATCAACACCATCAAAGAGAAGCAAAAGACACAAGAGATATGGGCCGAAGACTTAATTCAAGAGCTGGAACAGGAAATCTCTGACCTGACCAAGAGGAGCAGTGAGGTGGTGCAGCTCTCACGCTCTGAAGACCACCTCCATCTTCTTCAAAGCTTCCAGTCCATGAAAGCTGCTCCACCCACAAAGGACTGGATAGAGGTCTACGTCTGTCCATCATATGAGGGGACTGTGGTGAGAGCTGTGGCTCAGCTGGAGGAGAAACTCAGTAGAAAGATAAAGAAGCTTGCTGAGTCTGAGCTGAAGAGAATCCAGCAGTATGCAGTGGATGTGACTCTTGATCCTGATACAGCACATCCTGAACTCATCCTGTCTGATGATGGGAAACAAGTGAATCACGGTGATGTGAGGAAGAATCTCCCAGACAACCCAGAGAGATTTTCTACCAGTCTTTGTCTCTTTGGAAAGCAGAGTTTCTCTTCAAGCAGATTTTACTTTGAGCTTCAGGTTAAAGGAAAAACCGAATGGGATTTAGGAGTGGCCAGAGAGTCGATCAACAGGAAGGGACTGATCACCATGAGCCCTGAGGATGGTTTCTGGACTATGTGGTTGAGGAAAGGAAATGAATACAAAGCTCTTGATGATTATGatgtccgtctctctctgaagtctcctcctcagaaggtgggggtgtttgtggattatgaggagggtctggtctccttttatgacgtagatgctgcagctcttatttactcctttactggctgctccttcactgagaaactcttcCCATTCTTCAGTCCTGGGCTTCATGATGGTGGTAAAAACTCTGCACCTCTGACAATCTCTCCTGTCAATCACACTAAGTAG
- the LOC114548084 gene encoding E3 ubiquitin-protein ligase TRIM21: MAEASCRLTEDQFLCSICLDVFTDPVTTSCGHNFCRNCITEHCNTNDQYLCPMCKNVFNTKPELLINTFISEMVAQFRQSAQQKASSSSSEQQVSKPGEVPCDVCTGTKLKALKSCLVCLVSYCETHLEPHLTMSGLKRHQLIDPVENLEGRMCTKHDKPLELFCKTDQTCVCMLCTVLDHKTHDVVPLKEEYEEKKAELGKTEAEIQQMIKERQQRIQNFKRRVNSSRKNAESEIAEGVQAFTALIEFIQRGLNYLIDTIQEKQKAIEKQAQAFIKELEQEVSELMKRSTEVEQLSHSEDHLHLLQSVQSMKAIPPTRDWTEVSIHPSTYEGTVVRAVAQLEDTLSKDMKKLAESELKRIQQYAVDVSLDPDTAHPNLILSDDGKQVNHGDVKKSLPDNPERFSNCLCVFGKQSFSEQSSSSGRFYFEIEVKEKTKWTLGVARESINRKENIPLSPENGYWTIGLRNENKYQANANPRVLLSLKSPPQKVGVFVDYEEGLVLFYDVDAAALIYSFTGCSFTEKLYLYLGPCPNDGGKNSAPLIISPVNRTETK; the protein is encoded by the coding sequence ATGGCTGAAGCTAGTTGTCGACTGACTGAAGATCAGTTTCTgtgctccatctgtctggatgtgttcaCTGATCCTGTCACAACATCATGTGGACACAACTTCTGCAGAAACTGCATCACTGAACACTGTAATACCAATGACCAGTACCTGTGTCCGAtgtgtaaaaatgttttcaacacAAAGCCTGAGCTGCTCATCAACACTTTCATCTCTGAGATGGTTGCTCAGTTCAGACAGTCAGCTCAACagaaagccagcagcagcagctcagagcaACAAGTGTCCAAACCAGGAGAAGTTCCCTGTGACGTCTGCACTGGAACCAAACTGAAGGCCCTGAAGTCCTGCCTGGTGTGTCTGGTCTCCTACTGTGAGACTCACCTGGAGCCTCATCTGACCATGTCAGGTCTGAAAAGACATCAGCTGATCGACCCTGTGGAGAACCTGGAAGGCAGGATGTGTACCAAGCACGATAAACCTCTGGAGCTGTTCTGTAAGACCGACCAGACATGTGTCTGCATGCTCTGCACTGTTTTAGACCACAAGACCCATGATGTTGTTCCTCTGAAAGAAGAATATGAAGAAAAGAAGGCAGAGCTGGGGAAGACAGAGGCTGAAATTCAGCAGATGATCAAAGAGCGACAACAAAGGATTCAGAATTTTAAACGGAGAGTCAACTCCAGCAGGAAAAATGCAGAGTCAGAGATAGCAGAAGGTGTTCAGGCTTTCACAGCTCTGATAGAGTTCATTCAGAGAGGCCTGAATTACCTCATTGATACAATTCAAGAGAAGCAGAAAGCAATAGAAAAACAGGCCCAAGCTTTCATCAAAGAGCTGGAACAGGAAGTCTCTGAGCTGATGAAGAGAAGcactgaggtggagcagctctCACACTCTGAAGACCACCTCCATCTTCTGCAGAGTGTCCAGTCGATGAAAGCTATTCCACCCACCAGGGACTGGACAGAGGTCAGCATCCATCCATCAACCTATGAGGGGACTGTGGTGAGAGCTGTGGCTCAGCTGGAGGACACACTAAGTAAAGACATGAAGAAGCTTGCTGAGTCTGAGCTGAAGAGAATCCAGCAGTATGCAGTGGATGTGAGTCTTGATCCTGATACAGCACATCCTAATCTCATCCTGTCTGATGATGGGAAACAAGTAAATCATGGTGATGTAAAGAAAAGTCTCCCCGACAACCCAGAGAGATTTTCTaattgtctttgtgtttttggaAAGCAGAGCTTCTCAGAGCAGAGTTCCTCTTCAGGCAGATTTTACTTCGAGATTGAAGTTAAAGAAAAGACTAAATGGACTTTAGGAGTGGCCAGAGAGTCGATCAACAGGAAAGAGAACATCCCACTGAGCCCTGAGAATGGTTACTGGACTATAGGATTGAGAAATGAAAATAAGTACCAAGCTAATGCTAACCCTCgtgtccttctctctctgaagtctcctcctcagaaggtgggggtgtttgtggattatgaggagggtctggttttattttatgaCGTTGATGCTGCAGCTCTTATCTACTCCTTTACCGGCTGCTCCTTCACTGAGAAGCTCTACCTGTACCTCGGTCCTTGTCCTAATGATGGTGGTAAAAACTCTGCCCCTCTGATCATCTCTCCTGTCAATCGCACTGAGACCAAGTAG